From a single Brassica napus cultivar Da-Ae chromosome C9, Da-Ae, whole genome shotgun sequence genomic region:
- the LOC106448292 gene encoding glutathione S-transferase T3-like, translated as MDHFPLNSPGFVNLLTSQSCPPIDLGRSEVPKALERRKWSTKEDLVLISAWLNTSKDPIISNEQKGWGRVNEQVCKFVGCHEAALKQHASGENENDVMKVAHEIFSNDYNAKFSLEHCWRELRFDQKWRSHTSSRDGAKEKRKEPGEEVAGEEEVRPLGVKASKVAKRKKHVNEAAFDQIESILAEKKNISRQKLLDRSRVPGGGCVWT; from the exons ATGGATCATTTTCCCTTAAACTCTCCCGGGTTTGTGAACCTTCTTACTTCTCAGAGCTGTCCCCCAATAGATTTAGGACGTTCTGAGGTTCCAAAAGCTCTGGAAAGGCGGAAGTGGAGCACGAAAGAAGACTTGGTGCTGATcagtgcttggttgaacacCAGCAAGGATCCAATCATTAGCAATGAGCAGAAG GGGTGGGGAAGGGTAAACGAACAAGTCTGCAAGTTTGTGGGTTGTCATGAAGCTGCTTTGAAGCAGCATGCGAGTGGtgaaaatgagaatgatgtcaTGAAGGTGGCCCATGAAATCTTTTCTAATGACTACAATGCAAAGTTCTCCCTTGAACATTGTTGGAGGGAGCTCCGTTTTGATCAAAAATGGAGATCACACACTTCCTCGCGTGATGGTGCaaaggagaaaaggaaggaGCCAGGAGAGGAGGTAGCTGGCGAGGAAGAAGTCAGGCCTCTGGGTGTGAAGGCTAGCAAAGTAGCCAAACGGAAGAAGCACGTCAATGAAGCCGCCTTTGATCAGATTGAGAGCATTTTAGCGGAGAAAAAGAACATCTCCCGCCAGAAACTCCTTGATAG